In the Nicotiana tabacum cultivar K326 chromosome 16, ASM71507v2, whole genome shotgun sequence genome, one interval contains:
- the LOC107814454 gene encoding AP-1 complex subunit mu-2 — protein MAGAASALFLLDIKGRVLVWRDFRGDVSSVQAERFFTKLLEKEGDPQDPVAYDNGVTYMFIQHNNVYLMTASRQNCNAASLLLFLHRVVDVFKHYFEELEEESLRDNFVVVYELLDEMMDFGYPQYTEAKILSEFIKTDAYRMEVTQRPPMAVTNAVSWRSEGIQYKKNEVFLDVVESVNILVNSNGQIVRSDVIGALKMRTYLSGMPECKLGLNDRVLLEAQGRNAKGKAIDLDDIKFHQCVRLARFENDRTISFIPPDGSFDLMTYRLSTQVKPLLWVEAQVERHSRSRMEILVKARSQFKERSTATNVEIELPVPTDATNPDVRTSMGSSTYAPEKDALIWKIKSFPGGKEYMLRAEFRLPSITAEEATPERKTPIRVKFEIPYFTVSGIQVRYLKIIEKSGYQALPWVRYITMAGEYELRLT, from the exons ATGGCAGGGGCGGCGTCGGCGCTGTTCCTCCTCGACATCAAAGGCCGAGTACTGGTGTGGCGTGACTTCCGCGGCGATGTCTCCTCCGTTCAGGCCGAGCGATTCTTCACCAAGCTCCTAGAGAAAGAG GGTGACCCTCAAGATCCTGTTGCATATGATAATGGCGTGACGTATATGTTTATACAACACAATAATGTGTATCTCATGACCGCATCAAGGCAGAATTGTAATGCTGCTAGTCTTCTTCTGTTTCTACACCGTGTTGTTGAT GTCTTTAAGCATTACTTTGAAGAGTTAGAAGAAGAATCTCTGCGGGATAATTTTGTTGTAGTG TATGAGTTACTTGATGAAATGATGGACTTTGGTTATCCTCAATATACTGAAGCAAAAATTCTCAGTGAGTTTATAAAAACTGATGCATATAGAATGGAGGTTACACAAAGGCCTCCAATGGCAGTTACAAATGCTGTGTCCTGGCGTAGTGAAGGGATACAATACAAGAAGAATGAA GTATTTTTGGATGTTGTGGAGAGCGTTAATATACTTGTTAACAGCAATGGGCAAATAGTGAGGTCGGATGTTATTGGTGCATTGAAGATGAGGACCTATTTGAG TGGTATGCCTGAATGTAAGCTTGGCCTTAATGATAGAGTACTGCTGGAAGCACAAGGACGTAATGCTAAGGGGAAAGCTATTGATCTAGATGATATCAAGTTTCATCA GTGTGTGCGTTTGGCCCGATTTGAGAATGATCGTACTATATCATTTATACCTCCTGATGGGTCTTTCGATCTTATGACCTACAGACTCAGTACACAG GTAAAGCCTCTATTATGGGTAGAAGCCCAAGTGGAAAGACATTCTAGGAGCCGTATGGAAATTCTGGTTAAAGCACGAAGCCAGTTCAAGGAGAGAAG CACTGCAACTAATGTTGAAATTGAGTTGCCTGTTCCAACGGATGCAACTAATCCAGATGTTCGTACATCGATGGGATCATCTACTTATGCACCTGAAAAGGATGCATTGATTTGGAAGATAAAATCTTTTCCAGGTGGTAAG GAATATATGTTGAGAGCAGAGTTTAGACTTCCCAGTATtacagcagaagaagccactCCTGAAAGAAAAACTCCTATACGTGTAAAGTTTGAGATACCATATTTTACAGTTTCTGGTATACAG GTTCGCTACTTGAAGATAATCGAAAAAAGTGGTTATCAGGCTCTTCCTTGGGTGAGATATATCACGATGGCTGGTGAATACGAGTTAAGACTTACGTAA